GTGTTTGGAAATTAAATTGGTATTACTAAATAATTATGGATTTTTACGGTAATTTATGATATGTAGTTTATATGTTAGAAGCGAAAATTATTAAATACCCAATATTAAATAATAAATAAAGAATGTAGAAGTTTTAATATAAACAAACTATCTCATTATTCAGTATTCGATATTTTTAACTGCCTCAAGAATCTCATTATTCTGTTAAATGCAAATATTTACGAATTTACATTAGTTTTGGATTGTTTTTGTCGTAATTTTTTTAGCTAATTCAACAATTTCATTTCCTAAGCCTGTCCATTTAATACCTCCTTCTTTCTTATGCTCTTTTATATGAGAGTATATTTCCTTAAGTATATTTTCATATTTATCATAAATTATTCTCCTTTTTAGCTTAAGTGTAGGAGATAATTCGCCGGTTTGCGGCGACCACTCTTCACATACAAGTCGAAAACGTTTAATTTGTTCATGAGCTCCTAATTTTGAATTATGTTTGTTTACTTCCTGAAAGTATCTGGCAATAACTTTCGGAATAGATATCAATTCTTTATTATCACGATATCGAATTTTATGCAATGAGCACCAGTCATGAAGAAAACTAAAATTAGGTGAAATAAGAGCGCTGGCAAATTTTTCATTTTCACCTACAACCATTATATTTTCAATAAAAAATGATTCTTTAAGCTTATTTTCAATTATTTGTGGTGCAATATATTTTCCTGATGATGTTTTAAATATTTCTTTTTTACGGTCAGTGATTTTTAAGAATTTATTATCTTCTATAATTCCTATATCACCTGTATGCAACCAACCATCATTATCAATTACTTCGGATGTGGTTTTTGGGTCTTTATAATATCCAAGCATTACATTAGGTCCTTTTACTAATATTTCTCCATCATTAGAAATTTTTACTTTAACATCTTTTACCAGTGGACCAACTGTACCAAACTTAATATTAGGGTAAGAATAATCATTTACTGCAATAACAGGAGATGTTTCAGTTAAACCATAGCCAACTTGTACAGGTATTCCAGCTGCCCAGAATATTTTCTCAAGCCTGAGTTGTAGTGATGCTCCACCTGAAATTATCATTTTAATATTTCCACCTAATGCTTCACGCCATTTTGAAAATACTAATTTGTTCATGAGTTTTAATTTTAATTCATAAAACCATCCGTTTTCACGATTAAGTTTATATTTAACACCGAGATTAATTGCCCAGAAAAATATTATCTTTTTTAATCCTGTCAAATTTTTTCCTTTTGAAATAATTTTATCAAATACTTTTTCAAGTAATCGTGGTACAGTTGAAAAACCATCAGGATTTATTTCTTTCATATCATCAATGATAGTTCCCATATTTTCAGCATAATATATACTTATCCCTAAATATTGATAATGATAATTAAGCATTCTTTCGTAAATATGACAAAGTGGAAGAAAACTAAGTACCCGATGCCTCGAATCAAGGGGATTTCTTTTTGTAGCTGATATCACATTGCTCATTATATTTTTATGCGAAAGCATTACACCTTTTGGTGATCCTGTTGTGCCTGAAGTATAAATTATAGTTGTCAATTCGTTTTCATTGATACTGTTTTTAATATTAATTAATTCATTTTTTAATTTT
This genomic interval from Bacteroidales bacterium contains the following:
- a CDS encoding long-chain fatty acid--CoA ligase, which codes for MKETRIFDLLNRCKERFVKSDTFGVKRDGKWSTFSTNDYIENSNNVSYGLLALGFKKGDKIATITNNRPEWNFVDMGILLAGMIHVPIYPTISKEEHEYILNHSEVKVIFVSDKILYKRISSIAEKIDGIEQIYTFNEIDGAKNWLEIIEIGKQHSEKLKNELINIKNSINENELTTIIYTSGTTGSPKGVMLSHKNIMSNVISATKRNPLDSRHRVLSFLPLCHIYERMLNYHYQYLGISIYYAENMGTIIDDMKEINPDGFSTVPRLLEKVFDKIISKGKNLTGLKKIIFFWAINLGVKYKLNRENGWFYELKLKLMNKLVFSKWREALGGNIKMIISGGASLQLRLEKIFWAAGIPVQVGYGLTETSPVIAVNDYSYPNIKFGTVGPLVKDVKVKISNDGEILVKGPNVMLGYYKDPKTTSEVIDNDGWLHTGDIGIIEDNKFLKITDRKKEIFKTSSGKYIAPQIIENKLKESFFIENIMVVGENEKFASALISPNFSFLHDWCSLHKIRYRDNKELISIPKVIARYFQEVNKHNSKLGAHEQIKRFRLVCEEWSPQTGELSPTLKLKRRIIYDKYENILKEIYSHIKEHKKEGGIKWTGLGNEIVELAKKITTKTIQN